Proteins encoded together in one uncultured Sphaerochaeta sp. window:
- a CDS encoding sugar ABC transporter ATP-binding protein — METKMTSSENEVILDIKNISKRFGGTRALRGVNLAVRKGEVHALLGENGAGKSTLMNIIMGLIKADEGEILFEGKPFHVSGPSIAIRNGISMIHQELNVEPFLTVAENIFLKREHTYGNSPFLNQTRTNNEAKKILQSFGLDINPKVAMSKLTVAQAQMIEIIKAVSYNSRLIIMDEPTSSLDSEETVRLMDTIKNLQEQGVSIIYISHRLEEIFDICDVASVFRDGQYIDTRDLKDVTKDELIALMVGHKVGQLFPKTDVVIGDVVFRVENFTGKKFHDISFKVRSGEILGFSGLVGAGRSETMCAIFGLDKKSTGRVFYKDEEWHITSPKKAIEYGMAMVSEDRKNYGLVLKRSIKENIALPNLNLFMKGLFLDQKKERKSVKSISRQLSVKSAGLEVPAYSLSGGNQQKVVLSKWLMTKPKVLILDEPTRGIDVGAKSEIHRLMSKLAGEGIAIILISSELPEVMGMSDRILVFSEGRISGEVNRKDILDGTVTEEGVLGLAFGQKLENGGKE; from the coding sequence GTGGAGACAAAAATGACATCCTCTGAGAATGAAGTTATTCTGGATATTAAAAATATTTCAAAACGTTTTGGCGGTACTCGTGCTCTCAGAGGGGTTAATCTTGCGGTACGAAAGGGTGAAGTTCATGCCTTGTTAGGTGAGAACGGAGCCGGAAAATCAACGTTGATGAATATCATTATGGGACTCATCAAAGCTGATGAAGGTGAAATTTTGTTTGAAGGGAAACCGTTCCATGTTTCAGGACCTTCAATCGCTATCAGAAACGGTATTTCTATGATACATCAAGAACTGAATGTTGAACCATTCCTAACGGTTGCTGAAAATATTTTCTTAAAGCGGGAACATACCTACGGAAATTCGCCTTTTCTAAATCAAACCCGTACGAATAATGAGGCGAAAAAAATTCTTCAGAGCTTTGGGCTGGACATTAATCCGAAAGTTGCCATGAGTAAGTTGACGGTAGCCCAGGCACAGATGATTGAGATTATCAAAGCAGTATCATATAACTCCAGACTGATCATTATGGATGAACCCACCTCATCTTTGGATAGTGAGGAAACGGTGCGTCTTATGGATACTATTAAGAATCTGCAGGAGCAGGGAGTATCTATCATATACATATCACATAGATTGGAAGAGATCTTTGATATTTGTGATGTTGCTTCCGTCTTCCGCGATGGGCAGTACATTGACACCAGAGACTTGAAGGATGTTACCAAGGACGAATTGATTGCCTTGATGGTCGGGCACAAGGTTGGTCAATTATTCCCCAAGACTGATGTGGTAATAGGTGATGTTGTATTCCGAGTAGAGAATTTCACTGGAAAGAAATTCCATGACATCAGCTTTAAGGTCCGCTCTGGCGAAATACTGGGTTTTTCGGGATTGGTCGGTGCTGGTCGTAGTGAGACTATGTGCGCGATATTCGGTCTTGACAAGAAAAGTACCGGCAGGGTTTTCTACAAAGATGAAGAGTGGCATATTACGAGTCCTAAAAAAGCAATTGAATACGGGATGGCAATGGTTTCTGAGGATAGAAAGAACTATGGGTTGGTACTCAAACGTTCAATCAAAGAAAACATAGCACTTCCAAATCTTAATTTGTTTATGAAGGGGTTGTTTCTTGACCAGAAAAAGGAACGAAAGTCTGTTAAATCGATTTCCAGACAGCTTAGTGTTAAGTCTGCAGGCTTGGAAGTTCCTGCTTATTCGCTAAGTGGTGGAAATCAACAGAAGGTAGTCTTGTCAAAATGGCTCATGACGAAACCCAAAGTGCTCATCTTGGATGAACCAACTCGAGGTATTGATGTTGGTGCTAAATCAGAAATTCATAGATTGATGTCTAAGCTTGCAGGAGAAGGAATAGCAATTATTCTGATCTCTTCGGAGTTACCGGAAGTCATGGGAATGAGTGACAGGATCTTGGTCTTCTCGGAGGGCAGGATAAGTGGCGAAGTGAACCGTAAGGACATCTTGGATGGGACCGTTACGGAAGAAGGTGTTCTTGGTCTTGCGTTTGGACAAAAGTTGGAGAATGGGGGAAAGGAATAA
- a CDS encoding class II fructose-bisphosphate aldolase: MALVTLKYVLENARKNKYAVGSFNFFGLENLRGIVKAASENKSPVIAMASTGAVKVMGEKVVVVAAEKLSEEYGVDIVLHLDHCKDDLEMLKRCVDNGFTSVMIDASAYDYEENVRQTRLAVEYASRTGCSVEGEIGHIGGVEDEIVVSECEALFTVPEDAARFVADTGVDALAVAVGTVHGFYKLPPKLDFDRIKKIHELTPVPLVLHGGTGVPDDDFRKAIPLGVLKINVGTELKVNGYFNVMKDFTPQVKNSDPRKVALKIVDKCSEIVTEKINVFGSADRL, from the coding sequence ATGGCTTTAGTTACACTCAAATATGTACTTGAGAATGCACGTAAGAACAAGTATGCAGTTGGTTCATTCAATTTCTTTGGGCTTGAGAATTTAAGAGGCATTGTCAAGGCGGCAAGCGAAAATAAAAGTCCCGTTATCGCCATGGCTTCAACTGGTGCTGTTAAGGTGATGGGGGAAAAAGTAGTCGTCGTTGCAGCTGAAAAACTCAGTGAAGAATATGGTGTAGACATCGTATTGCATTTGGATCATTGCAAGGATGATCTTGAAATGCTTAAACGTTGTGTTGATAACGGATTTACCTCAGTAATGATTGATGCTTCAGCTTATGATTATGAAGAGAATGTCAGGCAGACTCGCCTTGCCGTTGAATATGCATCGAGAACTGGGTGTTCCGTAGAAGGAGAAATCGGCCATATCGGTGGGGTGGAAGATGAGATTGTAGTTTCAGAATGCGAAGCTCTCTTCACCGTTCCTGAGGATGCAGCTCGATTTGTAGCAGATACCGGTGTCGATGCTCTAGCCGTTGCTGTAGGAACGGTTCATGGTTTCTATAAATTACCTCCTAAACTTGATTTTGATAGGATCAAAAAGATTCATGAACTTACTCCAGTTCCATTGGTACTGCATGGAGGAACCGGTGTTCCTGATGATGACTTCAGAAAGGCGATTCCTTTGGGTGTTTTGAAAATTAATGTTGGAACGGAATTAAAAGTGAATGGTTACTTCAACGTGATGAAGGACTTTACTCCGCAGGTTAAAAATTCTGACCCGAGAAAAGTAGCATTGAAGATTGTTGACAAGTGTTCAGAGATTGTTACTGAGAAAATCAATGTGTTTGGGAGTGCTGATCGGTTGTAA